From Nitrospirota bacterium, one genomic window encodes:
- a CDS encoding phosphohydrolase → MSNFKEGCPGSTEIKSPFPEEIICVFCGSKVEIWSDETEAVCGKCGKVVAREMRPTCIDWCPAAKECVGAEKYERLMKKKKGE, encoded by the coding sequence ATGAGTAACTTTAAAGAAGGATGTCCCGGCAGCACAGAGATAAAGAGCCCCTTTCCAGAGGAGATAATCTGCGTTTTTTGCGGCAGTAAGGTTGAGATATGGTCAGATGAGACCGAGGCTGTGTGTGGTAAGTGTGGAAAGGTTGTTGCAAGGGAGATGAGGCCGACCTGTATTGACTGGTGTCCTGCTGCAAAGGAGTGTGTAGGGGCGGAAAAGTATGAACGGCTTATGAAAAAGAAGAAAGGCGAGTAA
- the rpsO gene encoding 30S ribosomal protein S15 — MVPLTKEKKDGIIEAFKVHAKDTGSPEVQVALLTERITYLTEHFKVHKKDHHSRRGLLKLVSQRRKLLKYLKTCDKQRYEKLIERLGLRK, encoded by the coding sequence ATGGTGCCTCTCACAAAAGAGAAAAAAGACGGCATTATCGAAGCATTCAAGGTACACGCAAAGGATACTGGTTCACCGGAGGTTCAGGTAGCCTTGCTTACAGAGAGAATAACTTATCTCACAGAGCATTTCAAGGTCCATAAAAAGGACCACCATTCAAGGCGGGGATTACTGAAGCTGGTGTCCCAGAGGAGAAAACTCCTTAAATACCTGAAAACCTGCGACAAACAGCGGTATGAGAAGCTCATTGAGCGCTTAGGATTAAGAAAGTAG
- a CDS encoding HD domain-containing phosphohydrolase, which yields MNNGLNHKKKVFKILIVDGDEKEIRLLRSFCEGHGYETIVARNGHEAVEQTLQHLPDLILMDEMKPEMKGVEIAEKLKSHELTAHIPIVILTAPDPSPEFSAGIAGGIDDFLVKPVDAVEFTLRVRNLLKLKECRDFLRQHKQILEEQVAAKIKAFEGAFERLEKVYRRIRTGYAETVYRLTLASEYKDEDSGAHIKRISLYTKVLASALGMSKEYIETIYYASPMHDIGKVGIPERVLLKKGGLTSEEWEIVKTHTTIGAKILRNSNSPYLKMAEEIALTHHEKWDGAGYPKGLKGENIPVSGRIMNIVDQYDALRSRRPYKPVMDHESVVNILTDGDVKSMPKHFDPQVFEAFMRSSEMFREIYEARRNDIG from the coding sequence ATGAATAATGGATTGAATCACAAGAAAAAAGTCTTCAAAATCCTTATTGTTGATGGTGATGAAAAAGAGATAAGGCTCTTAAGGTCGTTTTGTGAAGGCCACGGGTATGAAACGATAGTAGCCAGGAACGGCCATGAGGCGGTGGAGCAGACGCTTCAGCACTTACCGGACCTTATACTTATGGATGAGATGAAGCCTGAAATGAAAGGGGTTGAGATTGCGGAGAAACTCAAGTCCCATGAGCTTACCGCGCATATCCCCATTGTTATACTCACAGCCCCTGACCCATCACCGGAATTCAGTGCAGGTATTGCCGGAGGGATTGACGATTTTCTTGTAAAGCCCGTCGATGCAGTTGAGTTCACCCTGAGGGTGAGGAACCTCTTAAAACTCAAGGAGTGCCGTGATTTCTTAAGACAGCATAAGCAGATACTTGAGGAGCAGGTGGCAGCGAAGATAAAGGCTTTTGAGGGGGCATTTGAAAGACTTGAAAAGGTATACAGGAGGATCAGGACAGGGTATGCTGAGACAGTTTACCGGCTCACCCTTGCCTCTGAGTACAAGGATGAGGATTCCGGAGCGCATATAAAGAGGATCAGTTTGTATACAAAGGTGCTCGCATCTGCTCTGGGTATGAGCAAGGAGTATATAGAGACTATTTATTATGCCTCGCCAATGCATGATATCGGAAAGGTAGGTATTCCAGAGAGAGTTCTTCTTAAAAAGGGTGGTCTCACTTCTGAAGAATGGGAGATTGTGAAGACGCACACCACTATTGGTGCCAAAATTCTCAGGAATTCAAACTCACCCTACCTGAAGATGGCTGAGGAGATTGCACTTACCCATCACGAAAAGTGGGACGGTGCCGGTTATCCAAAAGGGCTAAAGGGTGAAAATATTCCGGTATCAGGGAGGATAATGAATATAGTTGACCAGTATGATGCATTGAGGAGCAGAAGGCCCTATAAACCGGTAATGGACCATGAGAGCGTTGTAAATATCCTTACTGACGGGGATGTCAAAAGCATGCCGAAACATTTTGATCCACAGGTTTTTGAGGCCTTCATGAGGTCCTCCGAAATGTTCAGGGAGATTTATGAGGCACGGAGGAATGATATTGGCTAA
- a CDS encoding SAM-dependent chlorinase/fluorinase — MGARRPLITLTSDFGTKDPFVGQMKGVILNTNPDVEMVDITHNISPHNIREGAVLTGLSYQYFPVRTIHLVVVDPGVGSSRRPIVVTTQNHYFVGPDNGLFSMVYKKEKDAFSVTHITSEHYFLKKDSSTFHGRDIFSPVAAWLSKGIPVSHFGEEIDDFMNIHMPEPGMPSRNTIEGEVVYIDHFGNAITNISSDLLSDSLNGGERLRIVLKGNVVPFKNCYSEVEDKDLYCLINSSGLLEFFICRGNAAESFGIRIGDIVGIIKS; from the coding sequence ATGGGAGCGAGAAGACCTTTGATTACACTAACCTCTGATTTTGGAACGAAAGACCCTTTTGTGGGACAAATGAAGGGTGTTATTCTTAATACCAATCCTGACGTTGAGATGGTGGATATCACTCACAATATCTCACCCCATAACATAAGGGAAGGGGCTGTCCTTACGGGCCTGAGTTATCAGTATTTCCCTGTCAGGACAATTCATCTCGTGGTGGTGGACCCGGGGGTGGGCTCAAGCAGGAGACCGATTGTTGTGACAACACAAAACCATTACTTTGTCGGGCCTGACAATGGTCTTTTCTCGATGGTATATAAAAAGGAGAAGGACGCCTTCAGTGTTACTCATATAACCTCCGAGCATTATTTCCTCAAGAAAGACTCTTCAACGTTTCACGGCAGGGATATTTTCTCCCCTGTGGCAGCGTGGCTCTCAAAGGGTATTCCTGTCAGTCACTTTGGTGAGGAGATAGACGATTTTATGAATATCCATATGCCCGAGCCAGGAATGCCTTCCAGGAATACAATCGAAGGCGAAGTGGTATATATTGACCATTTCGGCAATGCAATAACCAACATATCTTCAGACCTTCTCTCGGATTCCCTCAACGGAGGTGAAAGATTGAGGATTGTATTGAAGGGCAATGTGGTTCCATTCAAGAACTGCTATTCAGAAGTGGAAGATAAAGATCTTTACTGTCTTATTAACAGTAGTGGTCTTCTCGAGTTTTTCATTTGCAGGGGCAATGCAGCAGAAAGTTTCGGGATCAGGATAGGAGACATTGTAGGCATTATAAAGAGCTAA
- the acs gene encoding acetate--CoA ligase, which translates to MSEKGISVLLQEQRSFPPSEEFSRKAHIKSMAEYEAIYRRSVEDPEGFWAEMAEKNLSWFRKWDRVLEYDFEKPFVKWFAGGKLNASYNCLDRYISTPLRNKAAIIWESDEGHYRTYTYQQLYHEVNRFANVLKKHGIGRGDRVTIYLSMVPELAIAMLACARIGAIHSIVFGGFSSQSLRDRINDCEAKLVITADEGIRAGKKVPLKANADEALLECPTVEKAIVVRRSSGDVNMEAGRDYWWHEEMAAKDISNYCEPEQMDAEDPLFILYTSGSTGKPKGVLHTTGGYLLYTNLTFKWIFDYHDEDIHFCTADIGWITGHSYIVYGPLSAGATSLMFEGVPNYPDPGRFWDIVDKHQVNILYTAPTVIRALMREGEQWVHQHDLSSLRLLGTVGEPINPEAWMWYHTHVGKEKLPIVDTWWQTETGGILITPLPGAMTLKPGSANRPFPGVVPSIVKEDGTPAEANEGGYLVIEKPWPGILRGMFGDTEGKRFKEVYFSRFPGRYFTGDGARIDEDGDFWLMGRIDDVLNVSGHRIGTAELESALVSHEKVAEAAVVGYPHEIKGEGIYAFVVLQEGVPSDEALKESLKNHVRKLIGPIAKPDRIQFTPGLPKTRSGKIMRRILRKIAGGETEDLGDISTLADPSVVEELVRNRV; encoded by the coding sequence ATGTCAGAAAAGGGGATTTCTGTCTTACTTCAGGAACAGAGAAGCTTTCCACCATCTGAGGAGTTTTCACGTAAGGCCCATATCAAGAGTATGGCTGAATATGAGGCGATCTATCGCCGCTCTGTGGAAGACCCCGAGGGATTCTGGGCAGAGATGGCAGAGAAGAATCTCTCCTGGTTCAGGAAATGGGACAGGGTGCTTGAGTATGACTTTGAGAAACCCTTTGTAAAATGGTTTGCCGGCGGAAAACTGAACGCCTCATACAACTGTCTTGACAGGTACATCAGCACCCCGCTGAGGAATAAGGCAGCCATTATATGGGAGTCGGATGAAGGCCATTACAGGACCTACACATACCAGCAGCTTTACCATGAAGTCAACAGGTTCGCCAATGTCCTGAAAAAGCACGGAATCGGCAGGGGCGACAGGGTAACGATCTACCTGTCCATGGTACCCGAGCTGGCAATAGCCATGCTTGCCTGTGCAAGGATCGGGGCCATTCATAGTATCGTGTTTGGCGGTTTCTCGTCCCAATCCCTCAGGGACAGGATAAACGACTGTGAGGCAAAACTCGTCATCACCGCAGACGAGGGGATAAGGGCCGGGAAAAAGGTGCCCCTGAAGGCAAACGCTGATGAGGCATTACTTGAGTGTCCAACTGTCGAGAAGGCAATAGTCGTCAGAAGGTCCTCCGGGGATGTGAACATGGAGGCCGGAAGGGACTACTGGTGGCATGAAGAAATGGCGGCAAAGGATATATCCAACTACTGTGAACCTGAGCAGATGGATGCTGAGGATCCACTCTTTATACTCTACACCTCCGGGTCAACAGGAAAACCAAAGGGTGTCCTGCATACAACAGGCGGCTACCTTTTATATACAAACCTCACTTTTAAATGGATATTCGACTACCATGATGAAGACATTCATTTCTGCACGGCAGACATCGGATGGATAACAGGCCACAGCTACATTGTCTATGGCCCCCTCTCTGCCGGGGCTACATCTCTTATGTTCGAAGGGGTTCCAAACTACCCTGACCCGGGCAGATTCTGGGATATAGTGGATAAACACCAGGTAAATATACTCTATACTGCACCCACTGTAATAAGGGCGTTGATGAGGGAGGGAGAGCAGTGGGTACACCAGCATGATCTCTCGAGTCTCAGGCTCCTTGGTACAGTTGGAGAACCGATAAACCCCGAGGCATGGATGTGGTATCACACCCATGTGGGTAAGGAGAAGCTTCCCATTGTGGACACATGGTGGCAGACAGAAACGGGCGGAATTCTTATAACACCCCTGCCCGGAGCCATGACCCTGAAACCCGGCTCTGCAAACAGGCCCTTCCCCGGAGTGGTGCCGAGCATAGTTAAAGAAGACGGTACACCTGCCGAGGCAAACGAAGGGGGGTATCTTGTCATTGAAAAACCCTGGCCCGGTATACTCAGGGGTATGTTCGGAGATACTGAAGGAAAGAGATTCAAGGAGGTTTACTTCAGCAGATTCCCGGGCAGATATTTTACAGGTGACGGTGCAAGGATTGACGAAGACGGCGATTTCTGGCTGATGGGCAGGATAGACGATGTACTGAACGTCTCAGGCCACAGAATAGGCACAGCAGAGCTTGAGTCAGCCCTTGTAAGCCATGAGAAAGTGGCAGAGGCTGCAGTGGTTGGGTACCCCCATGAGATAAAAGGTGAGGGGATATACGCCTTTGTTGTACTGCAGGAGGGAGTCCCGTCTGATGAGGCCCTAAAAGAGTCACTCAAGAACCATGTAAGAAAACTGATCGGCCCGATTGCAAAACCTGACAGGATACAGTTTACCCCGGGCTTGCCAAAAACCCGCAGCGGCAAGATAATGAGGAGGATACTCAGAAAGATTGCAGGCGGAGAGACCGAGGACCTTGGAGATATTTCAACACTTGCTGATCCATCTGTTGTGGAGGAGCTTGTGAGGAACAGGGTTTAG
- a CDS encoding dihydroorotate dehydrogenase, with protein sequence MNLSVNIGKLGLKNPVMTASGTFGYGEEYAEFVDLGSLGAIVVKGLSLLPREGNPPPRIVETPAGMLNAIGLQNIGVESFIKEKLPFLRRFNVPVIANFFGDSVDEYVGAAERLSDVQGIDGLEMNISCPNKQAGWLVFGTDPEVTSEVVSAVRKVTDLPLIVKLSPNVTDIALMARVAEDAGADAVSLINTVSGMAIDIKTRRPKLANITGGLSGPAIKPIGIRMVWDVFRAVSIPIIGSGGIMDGGDAIEYMLAGAAAVAVGTANFVNPTATMDILSGIKDYMTTNGIQDISTIKGGLIWEREDL encoded by the coding sequence ATGAACCTGTCAGTCAACATAGGAAAACTTGGACTGAAAAATCCTGTTATGACCGCCTCGGGGACATTTGGTTACGGGGAAGAGTATGCTGAGTTTGTTGATCTTGGCAGCCTTGGTGCAATTGTGGTAAAGGGGCTCTCGCTTTTACCCAGGGAGGGCAATCCTCCTCCGCGCATTGTGGAGACCCCCGCGGGGATGCTTAATGCCATAGGGCTTCAGAACATCGGTGTGGAGAGTTTTATAAAGGAAAAACTCCCGTTTCTGAGGCGGTTTAATGTGCCTGTAATAGCCAACTTTTTCGGTGACTCCGTAGATGAGTATGTGGGAGCGGCAGAGAGATTAAGCGATGTGCAGGGCATAGACGGCCTTGAGATGAATATATCATGCCCCAACAAACAGGCTGGCTGGCTTGTCTTTGGTACAGACCCTGAGGTCACCTCTGAGGTTGTCAGTGCAGTGAGAAAGGTAACGGACCTTCCTCTTATCGTTAAACTCTCACCGAATGTGACGGACATTGCACTCATGGCAAGGGTTGCAGAGGATGCAGGGGCTGATGCAGTATCTCTGATAAATACGGTTTCAGGCATGGCTATTGATATAAAGACGAGAAGACCGAAGCTGGCAAACATTACAGGGGGGCTGTCAGGTCCTGCCATCAAGCCCATAGGGATAAGGATGGTTTGGGATGTGTTCAGGGCGGTCAGTATCCCGATTATAGGTTCGGGCGGGATAATGGACGGAGGGGATGCAATCGAATATATGCTTGCCGGTGCTGCTGCCGTGGCAGTGGGAACTGCAAACTTTGTGAATCCAACTGCAACAATGGATATATTATCAGGGATAAAGGATTATATGACCACAAATGGAATCCAGGACATTTCCACTATTAAAGGAGGCTTGATATGGGAGCGAGAAGACCTTTGA
- a CDS encoding pitrilysin family protein: MFKKEYLDNKIPVLLERIKGVRSVCLGIWVKVGSRYETKQKNGISHFLEHMLFKGTKKRSQKEIAVEIDSLGGDLNAYTSKETTTFYIKLLDDYLEKGTDLLMDIFLHSRLPEDEIEKEKGIVIEEIKMVEDTPDDYIHDLFSEYVWNREGIGLGILGTKKTVRSFTKKDLTEHIKKHYSINNIVISCAGNIEHEEVLKGLNSSIGTISNTSQPHTYSKPEFHHGTKVVTKECAEVHLCIGAEGIAQGSPERYAMLLLNTVIGAGVSSRLFQEIREERGLAYSVYSFTSSYHDSGLFGVYVGTGRKKYQQVIDIIRDELVNFKDTVSEDELTRAKKQLKGNLVLALESTSGRMNNLARQEIYYGKYISPSEIMKAIDGVRFSEVRELSDRLFSDRKFALTVLGPVKNASI, from the coding sequence ATGTTCAAAAAAGAATATCTCGATAACAAAATACCCGTCCTGCTGGAACGCATAAAGGGTGTCCGCTCTGTATGCCTTGGCATCTGGGTAAAGGTGGGCTCAAGATATGAGACAAAGCAGAAAAACGGGATATCCCACTTCCTTGAACACATGCTCTTTAAAGGGACCAAAAAACGTTCACAAAAAGAGATAGCCGTTGAAATAGACTCCCTTGGCGGAGACCTCAATGCCTACACATCCAAGGAAACAACAACATTCTACATAAAGCTGCTCGATGATTATCTTGAAAAGGGCACTGACCTGCTCATGGATATTTTTCTACACTCCCGGCTGCCTGAAGACGAGATAGAAAAGGAAAAAGGTATTGTGATTGAAGAGATAAAGATGGTGGAAGATACCCCTGATGATTACATCCACGACCTGTTCAGTGAATATGTCTGGAACAGGGAAGGCATTGGTCTGGGCATCCTCGGCACTAAAAAAACAGTCAGGTCCTTCACGAAAAAAGACCTGACCGAACATATAAAAAAGCATTACAGCATCAACAATATTGTCATATCATGTGCTGGCAATATTGAGCATGAAGAGGTTTTAAAGGGACTTAACAGCTCCATCGGAACAATCAGCAACACCTCCCAACCCCACACTTACTCAAAACCGGAATTTCATCATGGAACAAAAGTGGTAACAAAAGAGTGCGCTGAAGTACATCTCTGTATCGGAGCGGAGGGTATTGCCCAGGGAAGTCCGGAACGATATGCAATGTTATTGCTGAATACCGTTATCGGGGCCGGGGTCAGTTCAAGGCTCTTTCAGGAGATCAGGGAAGAGAGGGGACTTGCCTACTCTGTATATTCCTTTACTTCCTCTTATCATGATTCGGGGCTTTTCGGTGTATACGTGGGAACAGGCAGAAAAAAATACCAGCAGGTAATAGACATAATAAGGGATGAACTCGTCAATTTCAAGGATACAGTATCTGAAGATGAACTGACAAGGGCCAAAAAACAGCTCAAGGGAAACCTTGTTCTTGCCCTTGAATCCACATCAGGAAGGATGAATAACCTTGCCCGCCAGGAAATCTATTATGGAAAGTATATATCTCCATCAGAGATTATGAAGGCCATTGACGGGGTCCGCTTCTCTGAGGTAAGGGAGCTCTCTGACAGACTCTTCAGTGACAGGAAATTCGCACTTACGGTTCTCGGACCTGTAAAGAATGCCTCAATTTAG
- a CDS encoding tetratricopeptide repeat protein: MSEKPSDLNAWIELGNLLMDSGRFREAIEVYKKILETNPDNVDVRVDLGTCYRNSGDPERATEEYRKALGYDPKNPYAHRNLGIVLAYDLGRTREAITEFEAYLELSPDASDTPQVKQAIRELKERS; the protein is encoded by the coding sequence GTGAGTGAAAAGCCTTCCGACCTTAATGCCTGGATCGAGCTTGGCAACCTCCTTATGGATAGCGGCAGGTTCAGGGAGGCAATAGAGGTTTATAAAAAAATACTTGAGACAAACCCGGACAATGTAGACGTAAGAGTAGATCTGGGCACATGCTACAGGAATTCAGGAGACCCTGAAAGGGCCACAGAGGAATACAGAAAGGCTTTGGGTTATGACCCAAAAAACCCTTACGCGCATAGAAATCTCGGCATTGTGCTGGCTTATGACCTGGGCAGAACAAGGGAGGCAATTACCGAGTTTGAGGCATATCTTGAACTCTCTCCTGATGCCTCTGATACCCCGCAGGTAAAACAGGCAATAAGAGAGTTAAAAGAGAGGTCCTGA
- a CDS encoding dihydroorotate dehydrogenase electron transfer subunit, with protein sequence MSRFFQAEVSGNIHLSQTHNILKLAPLQPHVRPAAGQFYLLRASETLDPLLRRPFSILRWDDMHLEFLVRLKGRGTLLLRNMRPGDSIDMLGPLGNGYPEPLKDETPILVAGGVGIASVFPLIGSVHAGTRLFYGAVNSTELYLLDDIKKLTGHIYISTDDGSMGFKGNAVERLIESLNDLAIANPAVYACGPEGMIAALLKFLNERGIPGYISFEEKMACGIGACLGCVIKTGQGYKRVCKEGPVFDVREIVC encoded by the coding sequence TTGAGTAGGTTTTTCCAGGCAGAGGTTTCAGGAAATATTCACCTGTCTCAAACCCATAATATTCTTAAGCTTGCCCCGCTGCAACCCCATGTCAGGCCTGCTGCAGGACAGTTTTATCTGCTGAGGGCATCTGAAACCCTTGATCCCCTTCTGAGAAGACCCTTCAGTATCTTAAGATGGGATGATATGCATCTGGAGTTCCTTGTTAGGTTGAAGGGCAGGGGGACTCTCCTGTTGAGAAATATGAGGCCCGGAGACAGCATCGACATGCTGGGTCCCCTTGGTAACGGCTATCCTGAACCCCTAAAAGATGAGACCCCGATACTTGTTGCCGGAGGTGTCGGGATAGCGTCTGTCTTTCCCCTGATAGGGAGCGTACATGCGGGAACCCGTCTCTTCTATGGCGCTGTGAACTCCACGGAGCTATATCTCCTCGATGATATAAAGAAACTCACAGGGCACATCTATATAAGCACGGATGACGGCAGCATGGGGTTTAAGGGCAATGCGGTTGAGAGATTGATTGAATCCCTAAATGACCTTGCCATTGCAAACCCCGCTGTATATGCGTGCGGCCCTGAAGGGATGATAGCGGCTCTCCTGAAGTTCCTGAATGAGAGGGGCATTCCGGGTTATATCTCCTTTGAGGAAAAAATGGCCTGCGGTATTGGCGCCTGCCTCGGGTGTGTAATCAAGACAGGGCAGGGGTATAAGAGGGTTTGCAAGGAAGGGCCGGTTTTTGATGTAAGGGAGATAGTGTGCTGA
- the pnp gene encoding polyribonucleotide nucleotidyltransferase: MSEIDAPHREKHEIREHQLIIETGELAKQSDGSALISYGDTVVLATAVASKRERKDLDFFPLTIDYQEKAYSAGKIPGGFFKREGKPSEKEVLASRLIDRPIRPLFPDGFRSETQGIASVISFGDENVSDILGIIGISTALMLSDIPFDGPVSAVRVGRIDGEFVVLPSLEELDNMELNFVVAGTDDAVMMVEGSAIEVSEDIVLEAIDVAHEEIKKINVIQRRLAEVCGKPKRQINPTVIDEALKEEVRSYVIDRMKEAVRIPSKMKRQEALDLLLEETLETFASEEDDRAKEISGLFHDIEKDLVRRMIIDEGVRTDGRKPEDIRHIYGRVGFLPKVHGSALFVRGETQALVAVTLGTSADEQRIDALEGETFKSFMLHYNFPPFSVGEVKRLGFTGRREIGHGALAEKALKPVIPSKEKFPYTIRIVSDILESNGSSSMATVCGATLALMDAGVPIETPVAGIAMGLIHESDKTVILSDILGLEDHLGDMDFKVTGTKKGVTAFQMDVKISGITREIMESALEQARAGRFHILEKMNETLPEPRKNLAPNAPRIYTLQIKPEKIRDVIGVGGKVIRGITEQTGVKIDIDDTGLINIASADEASAMKAKEIIEGIVQDVEVGRIYMGKVKKVVDFGAFVEVLPGVEGLLHISQISDERVAKVTDVINYGDEFPVKVIEIDDMGRLKLSRKEALREEAEGKTKG; this comes from the coding sequence ATGTCGGAAATTGACGCTCCACACAGAGAAAAACATGAGATCAGAGAACATCAGCTTATAATTGAGACTGGAGAGCTTGCAAAACAATCTGATGGCTCGGCTTTAATAAGTTATGGTGACACTGTGGTGCTTGCCACAGCAGTAGCTTCAAAGAGGGAAAGGAAAGACCTTGATTTCTTTCCATTAACAATTGATTATCAGGAAAAGGCATACTCAGCGGGTAAGATTCCCGGGGGGTTTTTTAAAAGGGAAGGGAAACCTTCCGAGAAAGAAGTGCTTGCATCCCGCCTGATCGACAGACCCATCAGACCACTCTTCCCCGACGGTTTCCGTTCAGAAACGCAGGGTATAGCATCGGTCATATCGTTTGGAGACGAAAACGTATCGGATATCCTTGGCATAATCGGAATCTCCACTGCCCTTATGTTATCGGATATACCTTTTGACGGCCCTGTATCAGCAGTAAGGGTTGGAAGGATCGACGGAGAGTTTGTGGTATTACCCTCTTTGGAAGAACTCGACAATATGGAGCTGAATTTTGTTGTAGCCGGAACGGATGATGCCGTCATGATGGTTGAAGGGAGCGCAATCGAGGTATCAGAGGATATTGTCCTGGAGGCAATAGATGTTGCCCATGAAGAGATAAAAAAGATAAATGTAATTCAGAGAAGGCTTGCAGAGGTATGCGGCAAACCCAAGAGGCAGATCAATCCGACCGTGATTGATGAGGCACTTAAAGAAGAGGTCAGGTCCTATGTAATTGACAGGATGAAAGAGGCCGTGAGAATACCCTCAAAGATGAAGAGACAGGAGGCGTTGGACCTTCTGCTTGAGGAGACCCTTGAAACGTTTGCCTCTGAAGAAGATGACAGGGCAAAAGAGATATCCGGGCTATTCCATGACATTGAAAAGGACCTCGTAAGAAGGATGATCATAGACGAAGGTGTGAGGACCGACGGGAGAAAGCCTGAGGATATAAGGCACATCTACGGCAGGGTTGGTTTCCTGCCAAAAGTGCATGGTTCAGCCCTCTTTGTCAGGGGCGAGACCCAGGCGCTTGTGGCGGTAACCCTTGGTACATCAGCGGATGAGCAGAGGATAGACGCCCTTGAAGGTGAAACATTTAAATCCTTTATGCTCCACTACAACTTCCCGCCCTTCAGTGTTGGTGAGGTAAAGAGACTGGGATTCACCGGCAGGAGAGAGATCGGGCACGGCGCACTTGCCGAGAAGGCTCTGAAGCCTGTGATACCATCAAAGGAAAAGTTCCCGTATACCATACGGATAGTCTCAGACATTCTGGAATCAAATGGCTCCTCATCAATGGCAACTGTTTGTGGTGCAACCCTTGCACTCATGGACGCCGGTGTCCCCATTGAAACACCTGTGGCAGGTATCGCCATGGGACTCATACATGAGAGTGACAAGACCGTAATACTCTCGGACATACTTGGTCTTGAAGACCACCTCGGAGATATGGACTTCAAGGTTACCGGAACAAAAAAAGGCGTAACCGCCTTTCAGATGGATGTGAAGATAAGCGGTATAACCAGAGAGATAATGGAGTCGGCCCTCGAGCAGGCAAGAGCGGGAAGATTCCACATACTGGAGAAGATGAATGAGACACTGCCTGAGCCCCGGAAGAATCTTGCTCCCAATGCACCAAGGATATATACCCTGCAGATCAAGCCGGAAAAGATAAGGGATGTAATCGGCGTAGGGGGTAAGGTGATAAGGGGAATAACCGAGCAGACAGGCGTAAAGATAGACATAGACGATACAGGTCTTATTAACATTGCCTCTGCTGACGAGGCATCCGCCATGAAGGCAAAAGAGATTATAGAGGGGATTGTACAGGATGTAGAGGTTGGCAGGATATACATGGGAAAGGTCAAAAAAGTTGTAGACTTCGGTGCCTTTGTTGAAGTACTGCCCGGAGTGGAAGGGCTTTTACATATTTCCCAGATATCAGATGAACGTGTTGCAAAGGTTACAGACGTGATTAATTACGGTGATGAATTCCCGGTCAAGGTCATAGAGATTGATGATATGGGAAGACTCAAATTAAGCAGAAAAGAAGCCCTTCGGGAAGAGGCCGAAGGAAAGACAAAGGGATAG
- the greA gene encoding transcription elongation factor GreA, translating into MMKRIPMTEQGFRKMKEELERLLRVERPRNIKDIEEARSHGDLSENAEYHAAKERQSFIEGRIQELQSKTALAQVIDTSKIKSDRVTFGAKVKVYDLATEEERLFQLVGPDEADVTNGRISITSPVGRGLMSKEVGDTVVVNAPAKTIEYEIIEISFE; encoded by the coding sequence ATGATGAAGAGAATCCCCATGACAGAGCAGGGTTTTCGTAAAATGAAAGAGGAACTGGAGCGTCTTCTCAGGGTTGAGAGGCCCAGAAATATAAAGGATATTGAAGAGGCAAGGTCGCATGGTGATTTAAGCGAGAATGCAGAATATCATGCTGCCAAAGAGAGACAATCCTTTATTGAAGGCCGCATACAGGAGCTGCAGTCCAAGACAGCGCTGGCCCAGGTTATTGACACTTCAAAAATCAAAAGTGACAGGGTTACTTTTGGTGCAAAGGTGAAGGTTTATGACCTTGCAACAGAAGAGGAGAGGCTGTTTCAGCTTGTCGGGCCTGATGAGGCGGATGTTACCAATGGCAGGATATCGATCACCTCTCCTGTTGGCAGGGGGCTGATGAGTAAAGAGGTTGGAGATACAGTAGTTGTCAACGCCCCGGCAAAAACCATAGAGTATGAGATTATAGAGATCAGTTTTGAGTAG